The DNA sequence GCGGCGGCCGAGCTCGACGGGGACACCGCGATCGTGACCTGGAACGCCTCGACCTTCGTCGGCTGGGGCGGCATCGCGGCCGACCCCGGCATCCCCGCGGCACCACCCGCCGAGCCGGGGGGCGCGCGACCGCTCGACCCGTCGACCTCTTCCGTCGACGCGGTCCTGCTCCTCGTGCTGAGCCTGGGGATGGACCGTCCGGAGAACGCGCAGCTGCTCGCGCAGTCGGATGCCGCGTGGCTGCGCGCCGACGAGATCGACGGCGCCCCGGTCGATGTGATCGCCGGCCCGTCTGACGCGGACTCCGCCGAAAGGAAGGGCGGGAACACCCGCTTCTGGATCGACTCAGACGGGCGACTGTTGCGCTTCGAGGCGGATCTCCCCTCGCAGACCGTGACCGTCGATCTCACCCCTGAGCAGGGAGTTCCCGTGCCACTCGCCGCACAACTGGCCGGGTAGCCGGGAGTGGCTGCGTAGTATACCGGAATTCAAGACCGGAAATGCTAACGTTCTGCTGTTTGTTTGCTGTGGGCGCGCTGAGCGTGCCTCCCGTGAGGTCTTGGGGGATCAATGGGACTGTTCGTGACGCATCGTCGACACCCGGAGAAGACGCCGCGGATGCGTGCGCTCGTCGCCGCCTCTCTCGCGGGCGCGATCGCGCTCACCGGAACCCTCGTCGGGGGCCAGGCCGCGACCGCTGCGGATGGCGCGGTGAGCGGCACCGTGTTCCAGGACTTCAACGACAACGGTGTGCGGGATGCCGCCTCAGGCGACTTCGGCGGCGACACCGGACTGCGCGGCGTCTCGGTGACCGCGACGGATTCACGCGGGGTCGTGGTCGGCACCGCGACGACCGCGGCCGACGGCACGTACACGCTGTCGGTGGCCGGAGCGGCGACCGAGGCGGTGCGTGTCGAGTTCACCCTCCCCGCGCCGTTCCGACCCGCCCGCGTCGGTGCGAGCAACGGCAGCAGCGTGCAGTTCGTCACCCTCGGCGCCAGCGGCGTCAGCCTCGGCGCCACCCGCGAGGGCATGGTGCGTACGGAGGGCGGAACGCCGCAGGTGGTCGTGCCGACCCAGCGGTCGATGATCAGCACGAACTTCATGCAGACCACGGCGAATCCCACGCCGAACCACGGCGCGCTCCCCGCGCTGTACTCGATGCCCTACACGACGACCGGTTCTCCGGCCTCCGGGCGCACGGTGCTTGCGACGCAGGGTCAGATCGGAACCGTCTGGGGAACGTCCAACTACGGCACCACTCACGTCTTCAGTGCCGCCTCCTTCCGCCGCAGCACGCCCGTCGGTCCGCAGGGCCTCGGCGCGATCTACATCAGCGACACCACGTCCGGAGCGGCGAATGCCGGTCTCTTCGTGCAGATCCCGAACGCCGGAGCCGACCCGCGCGGCGTCATCGACCCGGCGACCTACGACTGGTTCCACGACGCTGCAGCGTTTCCGGCAGTGGGGAAGATCGGCCTCGGAGACATCGAGGTCTCGAGCGACGGGCGAACCCTGTACGCGGTCAACCTCAACGACAAGAACCTCTACGCCGTGCCCCTGACGCCCGGCGCGACTCCGACCGCGGCGCCCAGCGCGGGAGCGCCCGTGGCGATCCCGCTGCCACTGGGTTCGGTGAGCGGCTGCGCGCCCGCGAACGTCCGTCCGTACGGTCTCGGGACCTTCGACGGCACGGTGTACGCCACCCTCACCTGCACCGGCCCGACGGCAGCCGACCTGCGCGCTGTGGTGGTGCCGATGGACGAGGACACCCGGCAGTTCGGCGCTCCCGTCCTCAGCGTGCGACTCGACTACCCCCGGGCCACCGCCTACAACTCGTCGGGGCCGGCGGGATCGTCGCCCTACAGGCCGTGGTCGGACACGTTCGCCGTCTCGGGCCCGCGCTCCGCGGGTCCGTCGCCGGTGGCGTCGAGCGTCGCCTTCGATTCCGGCGGCAACATCCTGCTGTCGATCAAGGACCGCTCGGGCGACCAGAACGGCGCAGCGCTCGGGAGCACGACGGCATCGGAATCGACCGTGCACACCTACATCGGCGCCGGTGACCTCCTGCGTGCGTGCGTCGACCCCTCCGGTGGCTACACCCTGGAGAACGACGGCTCCTGCGGCGGTGCGACGTCCGGCATGGCCGCGCCCAACGACTGGGGCCCCGGCGGAGGCAAGTTCTATCAGACGATCTTCTCCCGGCTGGCGAGCCAGGTCGACTATCACGGCAACACCGCCCTCGGGTCCGCCCTCCAGATCCCCGGCTATGTGAACACCATGGCCACGGTGGTCGATCCGCTCGACCTCAGCTCCGACGGCGTCCGCGTGTACCAGCACTCCGACGGCACGACTCAGCGCGGAGCGATGATGTCGACCGGCTTCGAGACGAACAGCGGCAGCTTCGTGAAGGCCGGAGGTCTGGGCGACCTGACGACCCTGGCAGACCTGCCCCCGGTCGAGATCGGCAACCGCGTGTGGCTCGACCTCGACGGCGACGGCATCCAGGAGGCGGGCGAAGACCCGATCGCAGGCGTCACCGTGCGCCTGTTCGACACCGCCGGGAACGTCGTGGCCTCGGCCGTCACCGACGCGCAGGGCACCTACATCTTCTCGAGCTCGCCCGGCACCTCGACGGGGTCGACGATCTACGGTCTGCCGCTCACTCCCGACACCGACTACGAAATCCGTCTCGATCGCGCGGCCGACTACGCCGACGGCGGGCCGCTCGACGAGGTGGTGCCGACCCTCACTGCGGCCGGCACCGACGAGGCCGTGGACTCGAACGGGGTGCGGCAGAGCGCGACGCTCGTCACCGCGGCCGTGCGGACGCCCGGTCCCGGTGCCGCCGATCACACCTTCGATTTCGGGTTCACCCCGAGCTACTCGCTGGGCAACCGCATCTGGTTCGACGACGGAGCGGGGGCCGATGCGAACAACGGACGCTTCGACACCGGGGAAGACCCGGTCGAGGGCGCGGTCGTCGAACTCCTCGACGGATCGGGCACCCCCGTCCGTGATGCGGGCGGCGACCCGATCACCGCGACGACGAACGCCGCGGGCTTCTACCGCTTCGACGGACTCGCGCCCGGCACCTACCAGGTGCGCATCGCCGCCTCGAACTTCGCCGACGGCGAGGTGCTCCAGGACTGGGTCTCGTCGACCGGAGCCTCCGCCGTCTTCGACGCGACGAGCAACAACGTCGACAAGGGCCAGGATGCCGCGGACCCGGCGGCCACCGGCATCGTCTCCGCACCGATCGTCCTCGGGCCCGGCGTGACCGGCGAGGCCGACAGCGGAGCCACGGGTGCGGGAGCCAACGGTCCGAAGGGCGACCGGTTCGACAACCTCACGGTCGACTTCGGGCTCGTGCAGCTCATCGATCTCACGCTCGACAAGGAGCTCACCTCGGGATCCGGCCCGTATCGGGTCGGCGACGAGGTGACGTTCCGCCTGACGCCCAGCAACAACGGCCCGGGCACGGCGCGGTCGGGCTTCACCGTCTCCGACCGTCTTCCCGCCGGTCTGGAGTACGTCTCGGCGACCGGGACCGACTGGTCGCCCGCGACCGTCACCGGTCAGGAGATCACGCTCACCTGGCAGGGTGCGGGACTCGACGCGACCGAGGCGGCCGAGCCGATCACGGTCACCGCGCGCGTGGCCAGCACCTCGGCGGGCGATCTCGTCAACGTCGCGGTGGTCGAACCGTCGCCGAACCAGCCGACCCCCGAGACCGTGCCGGTCGGACGCACGCCCGACCGCTACGAGAACGGCGACCCGAACCCGTCGCCCGGCAACCCGTCGAACAATGATGATCGCGCGATCGTCACGGTCGCCGCACCGCCGCTGAGCCTCGGCAACCGCCTCTGGTTCGACACGGGCGCGGGCGCGAACACCGACAACGGACGCTTCGACGACGGTGAGACCCCGGTCGTCGGCGCTGTCGTCGAACTGCTCGACGCCGACGGCGACCCGGTGCTCGTGAACGGCACGCCGGTCACTGCCACGACCGACGCGAACGGCTTCTACCGCTTCGACGGCCTCGCCTCAGGGCAGTACGTCGTGCGCGTCGCCGCCGAGAACTTCGCCGACGGCGGTCCGCTCGCCGCGCAGCTCTCGAGCACGGGCAGCAGCTCCGCGTTCGACAGCGGGTCGAACAATGCGGACAAGGGCACCGACTCGCGGTTCCCCGCGAGCACCGGCATCAGCTCGGCCGTCATCACCCTGGCGCCCGGCACCACGGGCGACGTCGACGCCGGCGCCACCGGCGCGGGGCGGAACGGCCCCTTCGGCGACACCTTCGACAACCTCACCGCCGACTTCGGATTCGTCCCGGCTCTCTCGCTGGGAAACCGGCTGTGGTTCGACAGCGGTGCGGGGGCAGGTCAGGCGAACAACGGTGCCTTCGACGACGGAGAGGACCCGGTGGTCGGCGCGGTCGTCGAACTCCTCGACGGCGTGGGCGGAATCGTGCGGGATGCCGACGGAGACCCGATCACCGCGACGACCGACGCGAACGGCTTCTACCGCTTCGACGGTCTCCCGACCGGCGACTACCGGGTGCGCGTGTCCTCGTCGAACTTCGAGGACGACGGGCCGCTGGCCTCGTGGTTCTCGTCGACGCCCACGTCCTCCGATGCCGCCGCGAACAACCGCGACAAGGGCGAGAACACGACCGATCCGTCGGCGACGGGCGTCACCTCGGGCGTGGTCACCCTGACCCGCACCAACCCGCTCGACGACGTCGACGCGGGCGCGACGGGCGCGGGCGCACACGGGCCGAACGGCGATGCCGCCGACCTGTTGACGGTGGACTTCGGGTTCACGCAGGCCTTCGCGGTCGGCAACCGGGTCTGGACCGACAACAACGGCAACGGGCGTCAGGACGACGGCGAGCCGTCGGTCCCCGGGGTGCTCGTCACGCTGCGAGACGGCTCGGGCAACCCGGTCACCGACCTCAACGGTCAGCCGGTGCCGCCGGTGCGCACGGATGAGAACGGGCGGTACGTCTTCGACAACCTCCCGCCGGGAACCTACACGGTCGCGTTCACCGAGACGCCTCCCGGCTTCCTCTTCACGACGCCGCGTCAAGGTGACGCCGCCGGCGACTCCACTCCGGACCCGAACGGCATCACCCCGCCCTTCGAGGTCGGACCGGGGCGCGACAACACGACCCCCGCCGAGGACGACGACGGCGTGACCGTGGCTCGGCGCATCGACCGCACCATCGACGCGGGAATCGTGCCCGTGCTCGCCGTCGGCGACTTCGTCTGGGTCGATTCCGACCGCAACGGCAGGCAGGATCCCAACGAGGCTCCTGTCGCCGGTGTCACCGTGACGCTGGTCACCCCCGACGGCTCGCCGGCGGTCGACGCGAACGGCACCCCGGTGCCCTCCGTGAAGACCGACGCCAACGGTCACTACGTGTTCGACAACCTGCGTCCCGGCGACTACCGGGTCCGGTTCACCGACCTGCCCGCGGGCTTCATGCCGACCATCCAGTCGGCGCCCGGCGTCTCGACGGCGGCGGACTCCAACCCCGACGCCTCCGGCCTCACCCCGGTGTTCACGCTCTCCGGGGCTGGCACCGACACGCGGCCGGTCACTCCGGCGGACGGGACGACCCGCGCCGTGCGGATCAACCCGACCATCGACCTCGGTATCGCGCAGCAGCTGTACGCCGTGTCGGACTTCGTCTGGTACGACGCCAACCGCAACGGTCGGCAGGATGCCGGCGAGAAGCCAGCGCCCGGCGTCACCGTGACGCTCTTCACCGCCGACGGCACGCCGGCTCTCGACTGGAAGGGCGCTCCGGTGCCGGCGGTGAAGACCGACGCGACCGGACGCTATCTGTTCGACGGTCTGCCGCCCGGCAGCTACTACGTGCAGTTCTCGGGAGTTCCTCGCGGGTTCGAGTTCACCCGTCAGGGCGGCGGAGGCGGCGACGACTCCAACCCGAACCGGGCCGGGCGCAGCCCCGTGTTCACCCTCGGTCCCGGCGCCACCGACATGCGTCTCGTGGTCGGAGCCGACGGCAACCTCGTCGCCTCCTTCATCAACCCGACGATCGACGCGGGTCTCGTGGAGATCGAGCCCCCGCTGCCCGCCACCGGTGGGGCGGTGCCCTGGCTCATCCTCGTGCTCAGCCTCGCGCTGATCGGGGGAGGGGCGAGCCTGCTCGTCATCCGTCGCCGAAGGACCTGAACGGAACAGCCATGCACGCAGCGAAGAAGCGCCGGAACCGGTGGTCCAGGGTCCTCGCGGGAATCGCTGCGGGTGCGCTCGCTGCCGGGGTGCTGACGTTCGTCAGCGCCCCGGCCGCGCAATCGGCGACGGCGACCGGAGGCACGGGCCGTTTCCTCTCCACCATCAACTGGTTCTCGTGGGGAGCGAACGGCGCGCCGCTCGCGAACAACACCACCCGCACCAACACCATCACCGTCGGCGGACAGCAGCTGGCGATCACCTGCACCATCTCCGACCTGCAGGGCACCGGTGGCCTCGCTTCCTACCGTCCGGGAGACTGGGGCGGTGACGGCCTCGACGACATGTACAACATCGGCGGCACGGGAGGGAATAACCAGCTGATCGTGGGGCTGCGAGGTGGGCCCAGCGGGAACGCGAACTTCGACCTGGACTGCTCGGCCACGTTCGATGGAGACCCCATCGAGCTCGCCGGGATGGTGATCGCCGATGCCGAGCAATCCGGAAACGCGGAGTACGTCGGGGCTACTGCGCCCCCCGGCGCGACGTGGCGCATCATCGACCGCTACCGCGACCCCGCATGCAACTTCTCGACGCTCGGATTCCGGCAAGGCGGTCGACTCGACCTCCGCACGAGCATGACCGGCGGGTGTGGTGCGGGTCCGACTGCGGTCGCCTTCCTCGAAGACGCGACGTCGCTCGACGACGTCACGGTGCGCGGTGGCGGCATCAGCGCGGTCGCGGTCGGCGTCGCGGTGACGCTCGACTTCGGCGATGCTCCCGCGTCCTACGACGTGGCCGGCGCCGTGTCGCAGTTCCGCTATACGGGCGGCACCATCCCCGAGTCGACGGGGACCTGGAACCTGCAGACCAACCCCGGCGTCGATCTCTTCGGGTCCGGTTTCAGTCTGGCGTCCCCGGCAGCACCGCACATCCGCCTCGGCTCGAACACCGACATCGAGACCGCGCAGCCGTTCTCGGCCAACGCTCTCGGCGACGACGGCACGGGGCAGACGTTCTGGGGAGGTCCCGACGACGAGACGCTCGCGATCCCGTCGACGAACACCGTGCTCCCCGGGGGCACGTTCTCGCTGCCGATCGCCTGCTCGGGCACCTCGCAGCTCGCGGGCTGGATCGACTGGAATCGCAACGGCACGTTCGACACGGCCGAGCGGTCAGCCGTCCGACGCTGCGCGACCGGTGCCTCCCTCACCTGGGATGTGCCGACCGACATCCCTGCCGACGGCGCGACCTACCCGACCTTCGCCCGCATCCGCACGGGGAAGGCCGCCGGCGCATCGCCGACGGGATTCACGCCCGACGGCGAAGTCGAAGATCATCCCTTCGCCTTCACCACCGTCGCCGCGGACGCCGTCGACGACACCGCGAACACCCCCGCCGACACGGCGGTGACCGTCCCCGTGCTCGCGAACGACAACGCCGGCGCCGGTGCGACCATGCAGCCGAGCACCGTCGTGTTCACGAG is a window from the Microbacterium sp. LWO14-1.2 genome containing:
- a CDS encoding SdrD B-like domain-containing protein, with product MGLFVTHRRHPEKTPRMRALVAASLAGAIALTGTLVGGQAATAADGAVSGTVFQDFNDNGVRDAASGDFGGDTGLRGVSVTATDSRGVVVGTATTAADGTYTLSVAGAATEAVRVEFTLPAPFRPARVGASNGSSVQFVTLGASGVSLGATREGMVRTEGGTPQVVVPTQRSMISTNFMQTTANPTPNHGALPALYSMPYTTTGSPASGRTVLATQGQIGTVWGTSNYGTTHVFSAASFRRSTPVGPQGLGAIYISDTTSGAANAGLFVQIPNAGADPRGVIDPATYDWFHDAAAFPAVGKIGLGDIEVSSDGRTLYAVNLNDKNLYAVPLTPGATPTAAPSAGAPVAIPLPLGSVSGCAPANVRPYGLGTFDGTVYATLTCTGPTAADLRAVVVPMDEDTRQFGAPVLSVRLDYPRATAYNSSGPAGSSPYRPWSDTFAVSGPRSAGPSPVASSVAFDSGGNILLSIKDRSGDQNGAALGSTTASESTVHTYIGAGDLLRACVDPSGGYTLENDGSCGGATSGMAAPNDWGPGGGKFYQTIFSRLASQVDYHGNTALGSALQIPGYVNTMATVVDPLDLSSDGVRVYQHSDGTTQRGAMMSTGFETNSGSFVKAGGLGDLTTLADLPPVEIGNRVWLDLDGDGIQEAGEDPIAGVTVRLFDTAGNVVASAVTDAQGTYIFSSSPGTSTGSTIYGLPLTPDTDYEIRLDRAADYADGGPLDEVVPTLTAAGTDEAVDSNGVRQSATLVTAAVRTPGPGAADHTFDFGFTPSYSLGNRIWFDDGAGADANNGRFDTGEDPVEGAVVELLDGSGTPVRDAGGDPITATTNAAGFYRFDGLAPGTYQVRIAASNFADGEVLQDWVSSTGASAVFDATSNNVDKGQDAADPAATGIVSAPIVLGPGVTGEADSGATGAGANGPKGDRFDNLTVDFGLVQLIDLTLDKELTSGSGPYRVGDEVTFRLTPSNNGPGTARSGFTVSDRLPAGLEYVSATGTDWSPATVTGQEITLTWQGAGLDATEAAEPITVTARVASTSAGDLVNVAVVEPSPNQPTPETVPVGRTPDRYENGDPNPSPGNPSNNDDRAIVTVAAPPLSLGNRLWFDTGAGANTDNGRFDDGETPVVGAVVELLDADGDPVLVNGTPVTATTDANGFYRFDGLASGQYVVRVAAENFADGGPLAAQLSSTGSSSAFDSGSNNADKGTDSRFPASTGISSAVITLAPGTTGDVDAGATGAGRNGPFGDTFDNLTADFGFVPALSLGNRLWFDSGAGAGQANNGAFDDGEDPVVGAVVELLDGVGGIVRDADGDPITATTDANGFYRFDGLPTGDYRVRVSSSNFEDDGPLASWFSSTPTSSDAAANNRDKGENTTDPSATGVTSGVVTLTRTNPLDDVDAGATGAGAHGPNGDAADLLTVDFGFTQAFAVGNRVWTDNNGNGRQDDGEPSVPGVLVTLRDGSGNPVTDLNGQPVPPVRTDENGRYVFDNLPPGTYTVAFTETPPGFLFTTPRQGDAAGDSTPDPNGITPPFEVGPGRDNTTPAEDDDGVTVARRIDRTIDAGIVPVLAVGDFVWVDSDRNGRQDPNEAPVAGVTVTLVTPDGSPAVDANGTPVPSVKTDANGHYVFDNLRPGDYRVRFTDLPAGFMPTIQSAPGVSTAADSNPDASGLTPVFTLSGAGTDTRPVTPADGTTRAVRINPTIDLGIAQQLYAVSDFVWYDANRNGRQDAGEKPAPGVTVTLFTADGTPALDWKGAPVPAVKTDATGRYLFDGLPPGSYYVQFSGVPRGFEFTRQGGGGGDDSNPNRAGRSPVFTLGPGATDMRLVVGADGNLVASFINPTIDAGLVEIEPPLPATGGAVPWLILVLSLALIGGGASLLVIRRRRT